The genomic region TATGGGGAAGTGCTGGTGAAAAACGTTCAAAAAAGAGTGGAAAAGGATGATTCTATACCAGTGAAGGAGTAAGTAGCTGCTAGGAGCAGCAGGCTAAGCAACAAGCCTTGTTAGCAAGTGCTGTGGTTTGTTCATTACTGGCAGCACAGATCACTTGCTAGGCAAACCAGACCTCTGAAACAAAGAACAGGGCTGGCTGCGAGCCTGGCTGGAAATTCATAAGGGGAAATTTAAACTAGGATGTTAGAGAAACTTCCTAGAAGCAGAGGCCCACAAAAGCCTTCTAAAGGGAATTAGATGGGAGAAAATACGCATGAGCCTAGCCTTGTATATCCACAGAACCATGAAAACTAAATTCCACAGGAAAACCCACTTTTCCCCACATATGCTCGGGGCCTATGAACTGCCTCCTCACCCTGCAGCAAGCTGGGGATGCCCGTAGGGCCATGggcctcccagccccacacagcaccGTGGGGCCCTCTTCTACCACCTGCCCCCGCTGCTGGGGTGGGACTGGGCAGGGAGGCAGTTACACAGCCCCATGTCTGTTGTCCTTGTCCACATCCTTTAAATGGGCTCTGGAACAAAAGCAACTAGCTTCACAACCTGTTTCACCCCTGCTACAGCAGCTACAATGCAGAAGGGGCAGCAGCACACCAGCAGACACTGTAGCCCCATAAGGAGAAGCAGCCTGAAGGACAGCTTGTACCATCACAGGGCTTCACGGGGTCAAACGATGCTGTTTTTGTGGCATGTTTGAAGCAGGGTGTGTTACCACCCCTCCCTGAGAAGCTAAGATGCTCGAGAGCCCCATGCTGTCATTGCACTAACATGCTCATGCAGCCACATGCTGTTTAACATCTCCAGGAAGGCTGTCTGATTTCTAAACACACACAGGCACCAAACCTTTCTAAAATCCATCCCTTTCACTCTAAGTGCCTCCCAGTTGCCATACATCCAACTTCCTTTTCAACAACCAGGCAGGGGGTCTTACAAGAATTTATATTTGAATGTGACTTaggcattaggaaaaaatatgttcacatcatgcaaatatttaatcacagtaccttttccatcttttctcaGCATCTTTGGAAGCTACAGCATGGATGTGGTTACCAGCACTTCATTTGGTGTGAACATTGACTCCATGAACAACCCCAAAGACCCCTTTGTCAGAGAGATGAAGAAACTGGTCAAGTTTGACTTTTTTGATCCAGTCTTCATTGTGTCATGTAAATCACTTTTTGTTGAAAGCTTTATTCAGGTGTCAGAGTACTATTGATGTATGAGCTTAGCAAGCATATCAGACACTTGTGAATCCTATACATTGGCCAACCAACTGTTGCTTAGATAACCTCACTAGCCAGGATGGAAGTCCTAATGGCTCTTGTCTCGTTGTTTCCTCACTGTTAGCTTCATACTAGAAACCTGGGAAGGAGATGAGTAAAAGCTTCATTGACTTTTGGCATCCACAGGGCAACAAACAAGAACATCCCAGCCAATATCCAAACACAGGCTGGAAAATGATCCTTAAATTGAGAGCTCAGGTGTGAGGCTTGAGGAGAGTGGTGCtatctgaaatgcattttctggaAGAGTTCTGAGTGGGGATTGTAATTAGATGCAATTTTCTAGCAGTGATGATGATGGACCTTAAATCACTCGCAACCTTAAGTCAAGATTAGACACCTCGCTAATACACAGGGAAAGTTGTGATCTGTGTGTAGAGGAGATTCTGGTGTTATAGATTTTTATGAACCTATAAAACAAGCCCAGGATAGAGAATTCCTATGATAAAGGAAGTGGTCTGAAGGGGATTTGAAAGTGTTTGTATGAGCACAGAACAACACTGAACAGctcaacctgaaaaaaaatcagaatttgaaatatttctcttctaagCTACCTTTCTGTTGTAGTGCTGCACAAAGCACAGATGTAACCTGTCCTTAGAAAACCATGGTAAAAGGTGGCATATCCTTTGGTCATCTCTTAAAGCTAAGATTATACCCAGTTCAGTTATGTCCAGTTAACAGGAAGACAGGAGAGGGTTGTGTGAAGACAAATGATCccaagggaaagagaaagaggggaaaaaagccaaagcctaggcaaaaaaaaaaaaaaaggaaataatttgtgaTTACCATGATGACTGCTTCAGTAACATCCATAGCTATCTTATATGAGGTGGAGTTTACATTATTCAATTccattttcaatttgtttttcagttgtatttccatttttatgccCTCTTTTGGCCAAGTTCAATGTAAGCGTTTTTCCCAGTGATGCTGTAGATTTCTTCATGAGATCCATCTCCAAAATTAAGCAGGATCGTGAAAAGGAGACTCAAAAGGTAAGCAAACATGAATTTGCTAGCAGTAGTGGCAGCAAATTCCCTCTTCTCAATACACACAAATGAAATATCATTCAAGGGTGATGATATCAAAGGTGAAGCCAAAGTCCAATGACTCAGTAAAACCCCAAAGTTACTAAACTGCAAGCACTTGATTTTAATGCCTTTGGAAAGTCTGATTCGACCAGTTCTGGCATTGAAGCATGGTGGACTTCGTACATCCATGATCTGAAGTGGAGTACAGATAAAGGTTTGGCAGAATGACTTTAAGCTTGGGCTTGCAAAATTTCTGATAAGTCAGCAAAGTAAGCCACTCATCTTCCTTGAAGATTAGTAAGAGGATAAGGGAAAGCAGAGTAAGCAGTGCAAGAGCACCAGACAGCAGTGCCAGATCTGTGCCTTCCCCTCTCACTTTTCAAACACGGAAGGTGTTTCCCAACAAAACTCTCCCTCTTAGAATGTAAATGCCTTTCCTGAAACTCACTTGAGACATTACTCTCTCACCCAATGCTTTCACGAAAAGGACAGGTTGgttcctgaaataaaaagcaagtgtCATGCTTTACTACAAGGAAGCCATGTGCATCAGGGTGATACCTTCAGTTTAGAAGCAGCGCTTGGGCTCTGGAAGCTGTTTTTGCAAGCCCTCTCTGCAGAACCTGTCACCAAAGAAACTCTCCTGCTTTTTTCCTCAGGGCAGGGTAGATTTCCTGCAGATGATGATTGAATCCCAGAAATCACCCACTAATGGGAACAATGAAGCGAATCACTCCTACAAAGGTAACTATGTCCAAATACTCAtcggggaatgggggctgtgggaaCGAGAAGAACATGGGGAGCCATTTCCCAGAGAAAGGTCCCTTGGCAGGGAATCAATCATTTACACCCAGACAATTTCCTGGATTCTCTAATCAAATGACTTTCCACACAGATTGAGTAGCTATGCATTACCAGAAATGCACCACAGCAAACCTGCCCCAACCCCACCCATTGCTCCTTGTTCCTTGCTGAGGCTGTCCACACCAGTTTTGCTCATCTCCACGTCCTCTCTCTTCACAGCCCTGACTGACATAGAGGTCCTGTCTCAAGCATTCATCTTTATTTTCGCTGGGTATGAGCCCACCAGCAACACGCTTGGTTACCTGGCTTACGAACTGGCCTTGCACCCTGATGTACAGCAGAAACTGGTGGATGAAATCGATAGCGCTTTTCCCAACAAGGTAAGGGGATGCtgagcaacagcaaacacctcTGACCCTGCTGTTCTCCTAGCTCAGTCCAAAGAATGACTCTTTAGCTCCTAAGCATCATCCTGAGATCTTTTAAGAGCTCCAAGACACTCACTGACAACTTAGTCCTGTAGCAATTTTCTTTTGGCAGCTACAGCCTTACAGGCCCTGCACAAACCCATTTGCCATACCCTGCATCCATGCACAAATCAATGTGAATTTATCATCAGTCTCCATCATTCAAGGATAGAAAATTTAACCAACTCTGCAATATCTAccttgtgttttgttcttcagcAAGCCAGACACAGTTGAGGCAGAAGGGGTTGGGGGCAGTCTGGTTTCAGTAGTCATTTTAGGAAAATCCCGTCCTCACACCAACATACCTGACCACCTTTCTCCTGTTGTCCGAAGGCTCCTCTCACATACGAAACAGTGATGCAGTTGGAGTATCTTGACATGACCATGAATGAAACCCTTCGTCTCTTTCCCCTCGGGGGACGGATTGAGAGAGTCTGCAAGAAAGACGTGGAAATAAATGGGGTGACCATTCCAAAAGGAGCCGCTGTTATGATCCCACCTTACATCCTGCACCGCAACCCTGAGCACTGGCCAAACCCAGATGAGTTCAGACCAGAAAGGTACAAAATTGCAAAACACgtaatgaaagggaagaaatatcctgctgctttttcttcacataGTAATTAAGTATTAATCTGATTAGCTTCCTAATGGTGTTCTTCCTATCTTTCCACAAACAATACCAAAGAGAAATTGCAGGCTCATGGGAATGTAATTTTAAGACGAAAATGAGCTTTGCAGCTAAAGCAGGGTTTCAAACAACATAATCTAATCGGGAGAATAATATTGATACTTTACAACATCTTGTATACAGCTTTTAGGCTTGCTGAAGAGGCACATGTAGATAATATTTTGGACTCCTAGTCCATCTTTCTGTATTGCCTTCATtgccaaatttttttttttttttttaccctccaCGCAAGCTTTGCTTCAAAGTGTATCAGAGCTGATCTTCCAAGAGTTGTCTTCTCCTTGTTTTCAGGAAAGTTACTTATCACTAATTGGTTATTTTCATAAGCAGCCTCTTCCTCTCATTCCTAAACAAGACTGAAGACATAGGCTGCTCCTACCAAAGGTGACTCATGGTTTCCCTCtcacaaaaagcaacagaaaggaaatattttcgGACAGCACATTGCCTAGATTTCCATGTGGTTTCTGCTGGCCTGGATGGCCAAAATTAAACTCAAACACTGGAAGGGGatcccacctcctgccctggaCTAGGGCCCTAACACAGCACTCAATTGCTGAGACACTTTGCATAAAAATGAGCAAGTTTCTGTAGGGCCTCAGCAAGAAATCTCTGAATAAGTAAATAGAGAGATTTTTGAtttcttgtcttcattttttttttttcccccaacacgTCATTATCCAGGTTcagtaaggaaaacaaagatacCATAGACCCATACACGTACCTGCCCTTCGGAGCTGGTCCCAGGAACTGCATTGGGATGAGGTTTGCTCTCCTGAGCCTGAAAGTTGCCATTGTCGCCCTGTTACAACATTTCACCTTCCAAGTCTGCAAAGAAACTCAGGTGAGGAACTTGCATTACATTTGGAAACTTGTACATGAGCCAGGTTACCCTGGGTGCTGACAACAGTTACTTTGCACTTTTGGGGACTGGGTCCCTCTCCTGAGCACTAAGGGAGGCCAGAGGTGGGTGATGGGACCTGGGAGAAGGGCCTGGGTTACCAGAGCTCCCTTCACTGTTCTGGGATCGCCTGGTCCCTTAAGAGGCTGCAATGAGCAAGCACAGGGAAAACCTTCCATgaggaagaacagcaaaaaaaactAGAAGAGGCAGGTCTGTATTTCCACCGGAGCTCAGCAACTCCCAGAAAtaggtgtttggttttttttttgccaatgtgaattttctgaaatacagctcCGGGCTGGGTGGGAGTTCGACCAGATTTGTGCTCTGAAGGAAAATTAAGAGACCGCCTCAagcccctgaaaaaaaatcacccctATAGACCAAGTTATGCCCAAACCATGGCCAAGCTTCCTTTAATCTCTCCTTATTTCATTTGTCTAACTTCAAGTGTGCTTTTTCCCTCTCACCGTTGCAGATACCTCTCAAGCTGAGCTCACAGGGACTCCTATCACCAGAGAAGCCGATTATTCTGAAGTTAGCCCCTCGGACCAACGCCACACCCGCAGAGGCGTAAAACCCAGCTgcgcctgcagcagctctccagtgCCTAATGAGCACTGCGCTAACGAAGGGATCGCACATCACAGGAAATCTCTCATACAGACACAGAAGAACAACTCTAGTTAATTCTGGAAGCAATTACTACATATTTACCAAATAACATAGCTGTCAAAAACGTAACATGGATCACTGGGCAGTGACAATATACAGCCCCCTTAATTTTGATTGCAGAAATCaagaaataaatccaaatgAGAAGCTGATCATCCACTCACTTCTAAGGGGACTTCTCCATCTGGAGAGAAGGAATTATTGTCACATCCAAGAGAAACAAGGTGTTATGGAAATTCAAATTGCTAGACCTTGCTGGGCAGGGACGGGTGACTTTCTTCTTGGTGTACTGATGCTTGAAATTTTGTGTTATAATTGAGCCGATTGGTGTGAGACTATATCCTAGTTACCAATCCTCTCTTGTGCCATGTGTTAATTAAACTAAAGTGTGTACAAATActgtcattaaaaatgtttgagagCTGTTCTGTGTTGTGTATAGCAGCTGATCacttcctatttaaaaaaacgTATTCAGCCTAAGCCCTTGAAATTACCCATGTACATTGCTTTCCACTTAATTTAATGAATCTGATCCTTCATTTAATGCGATCAAGCCCTCCCATTTGTACAGTATTTTACAAACACTATAACTCCCACCTCTTAGTCTGATTAAGAGGTTGCCTTGGGTTCAGCACTGGCCAGCCCTCAGCCACGCCGGGGCTGCAGAGGACAGACTGCAGAGCGCGTGCTCCAGGAGCAGCGACAGAAGGACGACTGCTCCTGGACACAGCTCATAGCAGCTGCCTTGCCTCCTCCCAGAGCCTTGCATTGCCATCGTGGGAGGTCAGCCTGGTGTGAGCAAACTTAGGCCATCCTCGACCACATAGATGGGGCTTATATATCAAAAGACAGGTGGGAGGTTCTCCTGGGTATGGCTTTCACATGCCAGTTAGCCCCACTATCTTGGGCTGGTCCCAAGACCTACAAACCAAGGAAGAATTAATAAAATGGGAAAGGCCTGTGGAAGATCCGCAAATGGTTCAAGTTACCCTTTAGCTTTATTCTGGCGTTCTTCACTCCAAGGCATGTTTTCCAATCCACTTATCATGGTCTATAATTTCCTCTCACGGCagtgtgcttttctctttagTCTAGCAGCCTAAACAGCGACATGATCCAAATGCTACAACCCAACACAGCACAAATTTATTCAAGAATAAATATCCCTTTAGCTATGACAGCAATTAACAGTTTGGGAGAGGTCAGACTGTGTGGTAGCCTCCTAATCACTGGAAATCCTTTAACCAAATCTACCCCTTCTTCAGGAAGATACAGTAACATTCCCCAGGCTTTAATTCAAGAGTTAGCAGCTTGTGCTGTCCCAAAAGGCAGATAAAACAATTATAGTGCTCCCTTCTGATTCATCATCTGTGAAAAATTGTTTGGGTTTTGCTATGTACACAGAAAGGCACGGTTGGAAGTGCTGCCAATAACGCCCCTGCTCCATTTAAACTGTTGCTCATCTCTTAACAGGGGTTAACAACCCCCAGTGAAAGAGCTGGACCTGCCGTaacactgcagctgctggctctgatGGGAGAGAACAACGCCCCTGCACGGACAGACTagcttaaaaatgcatttttaaaatatagaaaaatagtTATAGCTTAAGTTTCAGACtcaaggaaggggaaggaaaggggaaaccATCACAAAAATACTAAGTTGCTTACAGACCAAGCAACCCTTTCAAAGTATAGGGAAGCCTGTAGGTATCAGGTGAACAAAGTGAAGCTCCCAGGCACAGTGCTTGGAGCAGGATGGGGTTAACGCAGCCATACCCCGATGCAGGCAGTCCCTGCCCAGCACATGGCATCTCTGGGAATGAAGTCATTAGTGTAACCGTACAGATCATTCTtccaaatgtgaaaaatgtgacTAATTCTCTAGCTTCAGCCAATTATGACCTGCCAGGACTATCATAACAGCCCATAAATAATGTGTAACAAAATCATGGTAATGAGCCTTCGAGAAGAAAATTAGATCCTCTGTGTCTTAACTCCATAAAATTACTTTGCCTATATGGGCTGCCTCCATCATTCCCAGCACTTCTCCTTGTCTTGCTGCCCGTCACCACTTGTGACCACGCGTCTACTTGTCCTGATAGCTGTGCAGTATTTGAGCTAGTTTTCACCATTTGGGCtgtttcctctgaagaaaaccAGAGGCATCACTGTTGGAGCTAAAAATCCCAGTGCATGCTGCTTTGAGTGTTTtcattgataaaaaaaataagtatttaccCAGAACTTCTCAGCACATCATTGTGGGACATGGTGTTGTCCCAGGAAATCAGTATCTTTCTGTCAGAAGGAAGAGCTTCCTAACACCATACaacatggaaattattttggagacacttctgtttccttcctaTCCCTAAATCCTCCCAGATTCcaaataagaaggaaaatgagaacagaacaaaagagCAATGCAgcagcatattaaaaaaaaaaaaaaaaaaaaacacacaacattttcttatgttttcaaGCACACCTCATCTTTGCCAAAGGGCTAACCTTTACCATTGTACAAGGGTAAAGGGATGGCACCCTGATAAATCACGAAGCATTGGCCCATCGCTCAGGAAGTCCTCCTGAAGCATGCAGAAGTATATTCCCCAGCCTACTGAAAGATCTGCTGGGAGCTCTTCAAAGCAGATGCATTCCCCATGACGTGAGAACTGTTCTTGCATCATTTCTGAGCAAAGATAAAAACATAAGTGGggaaacttttttcctcttcagttaACTACGACAGAGTAACCATCAATGTTACAGTAACTTGCCTAAATGATGTAAGATTTCCAGTTGGTTGCAGTGATCAAATggatttttatggaaaaaaaaaaaagtttcctgatGCTTACagcatagaaatattttttgtgcctCACCCAAGCAGTTATTGGGTGTTTCAAAATCAGACTGAGCCctgacagacagaaaaatggcCTATTACCAAACTAAGTGTCCCTAAAGTATTGAAGTCTTTTGCAATTCCATCTTGcctttaaagtgaaaaatgaaacattttcagacatttttcacCCAAAAGGAGGAATAGGCAGTGTTggtcctttttctttcccctctgctgATGATTCCATAGATTCTCTATTGATACCCTGCCATCGGACGCCTACATGCAAGAAGGTGCACAAAGAAAGAAGCTGGCAAGCAGAACACGCTTGTCACAGCCCTTCCTTCCTCCATCTCCCTATTAGAAATAACAAGCCAGTGCAGGGAATTACCAGGGCATGACAGATAGCTTGGAAATGTGGAAAACCTGTAGCTGGATTTATGCTCTGACATAACCTTTATCTGTTGTAATGGAGAATTAGGCATATTGAATTCCTCGCCATACAGATACGGAATTTTGAAAACCCTTACTATTGCACAAATGTTGacagcatattttatttactgcatCATTAAAGGTTAAAGAGACTCATTCTCCAGAGGattcattttttcagtgcttaatATCAATTAAAGCTAATTTCAGCTCTACCCTAATGATTAacataaaatatggaaaaagctCTAACTGAGCATTTCTGTTCATTACTTCAATTCTCCTGTACTGCTGGGGCACTGAAGCAGCTTTACATCACCCGTGACACACTTTTACCCCCAGAGTTCTTGGTTACCGAACAGATGATGTTGCAAAGATGCACAAAACAGCTTTGATTTTATTGATCAAAGTTTCCGCTTAACCAGTTCATAGCTGATGATCAGGAAATACTCTGTGGGTTTAGATACTTCTGCAAGTATCTAGATTCAAGTCTGCTACACAGCCTACAGCCTCCATATTGCGTGTATGTGTGCACTGATACATTTGTGCAGTCAGAAGCTTGCAAATGGAGTGTTAAAGACAGTACAACTGTccaagggaaaaatgaaaaaccctCACCTGCCACTCACAAACTAAAGCCAGTCCAGCTGGATGCATTTATCCATCTTTGCTTGGCAGAACGCTCGTTCTATCAGCACACCAGGGAGTgccaagaaaaataagttacagCCCATCCCCTAGACAGTATCAGAGCTTCGTGCAATCCAGCTTAGACAATGCAGGTGCCAGACTCCACCGTCCTAGGGCTGCCCAGCTGTTTGTGCTCTACAATCAAAGGTAATAGGACTGGAAGACACTTGTGGAAAATAGATCTCACAGACCAACCTCCAGCATGGAGAGCAGGGTCTTGCACTAACTTGCCCCAAGCTTATCTAACCTTTTCAGAACTTCTCTGCTTGGATcctaattttaaagtatttattgttAACAGACACTAATCTGGGATCGATCTGTATCCAAAGGTCACAGCAAAAGCCAGAGGGAAGGTGAGCGGCGATACAGATGCTCCAAAGAAGGTCAGCTGCTGCCACTCAGGCTGCTCTCCGGTGGTAACCACACATCAGTCAGCCACCAGTAGCCTTAGCAACATCCATGGAAGTGAGCAGATGTCTGATGCTCCCAGTAATTATAACAGACTTCAGTGGAAATCAGCAGGATATAAAAGTGGGGGGTGTACATTTGCAGATGCCCCCTGCTAGGAAATGAAGTGCCTTGCCCAGGCACTTGTTTTTGTGTGTCCCATCACATCCAGCTCTGGCCCAGGACTCTGCATCGAGCTGTGAGCATCTTCCCAGGCAGGTCACCAAGCCCCCCACACTGCTGGTCTCCATCATTTCAAGATTGCAGGTGGCTTTctgcttccccctcctcctcttgAGTCCTCATGTTTAGCTTTCAATCACCAGGATTCATTTGGCTGGGAGTAAGCGAAACAGCTCTCTTAAGTGGAGGAGCTACCTAATAAAGTTTTAATGGAAgatattatttctgttctttacaTTCCATTAAAAGCCAGTCAGGAAATGAAAGCCCAGGAGGGTTAGCCATGCTGGAAACACTCAGCAAGAGGCTTTTCTTCAGGGACTTCAGTCTAAATGTTGCCCTGAGAAACAGAATGTGCCACAAACACAGACAGCTTGTGCTGGTTCTGACTTAGCAAGCACGAGCATATTTATACACACGTCTGTGTGAGCATATAGAAACACCTACATGCACACTCCACATAATAGCAGGAGCCCCAAGGAAAAACCTCCATGCAGCCAGCGAGAAGGGCAGAGGGCATTTTTTTGGCCTTTGAAGAGGTTCTCCAAAGCCAGGTTTGATATCCACCTGGGGAAGGTACGAGCACAGCCCCCGGCATGGTCAAAGCTGAGCAGGAGGCAACGTAGGGCCAGGGGGGTCTgcctggggaagcagcaggttgTCTGTGCCTGGCTGCACTCAGCTGCCTGTGAGCCCCAGGGCATCTGCGGCCAAAATCTGTCCTGGGAGAGAAAATTCCTGGAGATTCAAAAATCTGGGAAGTTGCCTGAGGATCTTGGTATTAGGAGAGCATCTGCTGCTCCTGTCACAagcagaggagagctgcagcagtcaCAAGGTTGGGGTGAGGAGCTCAGTGCCTGAACCACAACATAGCCTAGTTTCTGCTTCCCTGTGTCCTTACCTATACACCAAGGTACACAATTGCTTCTCACCAACAACATTTAAATACCAAAAATGCtccttatattttgttttaaattgaagtGGTCAATCTGTGCTTTTCACTTACCCACAACCGGAATTGACTTCCTACCTGTCATTTTCTTGCTGCACTAAAAttctgtgcaacagcagcaggagcagttaCAGGATTCTGTTTTCTAGAGGAATAGCAGAACTGAACGGTTCTCAGCCTCCCCAGGGAGGGGAGCTGACATTCATGCACATATCAGGGAAGACAGTTGAAAGAGGCCAAAAGAGCACTAACCATTTTGGAAATACTAAACTGAGTTTAAAAAGTCTACCTTTCAGGTTTGGGCTGGCTGAGGGGCACCTTCTGCATCAGACAGAAATCTGCAGTGGTGCCAACAGCATCCGACAAGGAGCCATCAAGGGGAAGCAGCCTGACCCACTGCTGTGCTAACCCAGGGCTAAGGACAAGAACAATAAGACATTAAAATGCACGGTCATAAAACCCCAGTGCACAgcaactcctggcactgctttGGTTCATTACAAAGCCACGTTGGCTTTGTGCTGGtttttcctgcctcccctctgctggctggcagcagctccagagaaGATCTTTGGCACTTTGCTGAAAGTTTCAGATATTGGTTTCCTTTGGAGCACCTGCTCCTTTGTGAAATGATAGAAGCTACCTCCAGGCTCCCTCCCTGGAtgtttgctgcagcagcacagcttatTATTtgctacatttatttaaattcccAAAAAAAGTTCTTGGATTTTAACCTTCCTTGCCCCTACTTGTCCCTGTATTTGCTCCCAGGTGAACTTGGAgacccagcagccagccctgctggggtgTTCAGGCCCCTGGGGAAAAATCCCCTTCTCAAATTCACCCTTGAAGCCACAAGCAGGGAAAATAAACCCATCAATCAGCCTCACCTTTCCTCACATTCATAGCTGGAAGAGCAATGCAGGAAAGATCAGGCCACCCATGCACAGCTGCACGTGCCTATGTCTCAGGGCAGCAGTCACCAGGCAGGGAAACCTCCTGGGTCCTGGGCTGCTTCTGACAAATAGCTGCTGAAATTGTTGTCTATTTGAGTATTCGTCTTTCATTcgtaatttcatttgaaaatcatttttgcagGGCTTGCTGGACTTCAACcaaaattgctttcagaaatatggGAAATCTGAGGGCAAATTTTTCCCAGGAACTCTTTATCAGTGCAGCCTctaaagcacagcacagccatcTCGATCGGAGGGTGCAGGAAGGATCCATCCGAAGCAGCAATCCTAAAAGCACATCACATACTCGTTAACCTGGCCTGCCAGGTGAGAGCACTGGCTAGTTCGTATCTGACTGCTTCTGCTGGAAaccagtaataaaaaaaatgc from Aythya fuligula isolate bAytFul2 chromosome 15, bAytFul2.pri, whole genome shotgun sequence harbors:
- the LOC116495307 gene encoding cytochrome P450 3A9-like, giving the protein MNLLPSLAPETWALLLIVVALLFVYGTWPFGVFKKLGIPGPTPLPFFGTCLEYRKGFLDFDNKCFQKYGKVWGIYDGRQPVLAVLDPKIIKSVLVKECYSTFTNRRHMDLAGVLNNAVSLAEDEQWKRLRTVLSPTFTSGKLKEMFPIMKHYGEVLVKNVQKRVEKDDSIPVKDIFGSYSMDVVTSTSFGVNIDSMNNPKDPFVREMKKLVKFDFFDPVFIVSFVFPFLCPLLAKFNVSVFPSDAVDFFMRSISKIKQDREKETQKGRVDFLQMMIESQKSPTNGNNEANHSYKALTDIEVLSQAFIFIFAGYEPTSNTLGYLAYELALHPDVQQKLVDEIDSAFPNKAPLTYETVMQLEYLDMTMNETLRLFPLGGRIERVCKKDVEINGVTIPKGAAVMIPPYILHRNPEHWPNPDEFRPERFSKENKDTIDPYTYLPFGAGPRNCIGMRFALLSLKVAIVALLQHFTFQVCKETQIPLKLSSQGLLSPEKPIILKLAPRTNATPAEA